In Desulfofustis limnaeus, the genomic stretch CTTCGGACAACAGCGACGATCCGGCAACCGCTTCGCCGCGATGAGCGAGGAGTACCTGCAACGCACCTTGAGCCAGATCCGCTTGTTCGGCGCCTTCATGCCCCTCACCGAACTGCTCAGCACCATGGCCATAGCCCTGATCCTCTGGTACGGCGGCGCTCAGATCATCGGCCAGACGCTGACTCTTGGCGAACTGGTGGCCTTTCTCGCCTACATGCGGTTGTTTTTCCAGCCGCTGCGCGAATTGTCGCAAAAATACTCGATTGTCCAGTCGGCTCTGGCCTCGGCTGAACGGATTTTCGCCACCCTCGACACGCGACCGACCATCGCCGACCCGCTCCACCCTGTCGTTCCCGGGGTCATCACCGGCGCCCTGCACTTCGACCGGGTCTCTTTCCGCTACGAGCCGCAACAGCCGGTGCTCATCGACTGCGACCTGACCATCAAGCCCGGCGAAACGGTGGCCGTGGTCGGCAGCACCGGCTCCGGCAAGACCACGCTGATCAATCTGCTGCTGCGCTTCTACGAACCGCAGCAGGGTTCCATCCGCATCGACGGGATCCCGATCGGCGACCTGCGGTTGCGCGACCTGCGCCGGATGGTCGGCGTCATCCTGCAGGATGTCTTCATCCTCAAGGACACCGTGTTGGCCAACATTGCCCTGGATACCGGCTGCAGCCGCGACCAGGTGGAGGCGGTACTGGCCCGGACCGCCATGACCCGGTTCGTCGAGAAATTGCCGGACGGCCTCGATACCCTGCTTGGGGAAGGCGGCCGCCAGTTGTCAACCGGGGAAAAACAGCTGCTCTCGTTCGCCCGAGTCCTGTGCCGAGATCCATCGATTCTGGTACTCGATGAGGCCACCGCCTCGATCGACCCGGAAACCGAAGGGATCCTTGAGCAGGCAGTGGCCGCCGCTTTTACCGGGCGCACCTCGATCATCATCGCCCACCGGCTGTCAACCGTGCGGCGAGCCGATCGGATCATCGTCATGGACCGGGGACGCATCATCGAGCAAGGCGGGCACGAAGAATTGCTCAAGTGGGACAGCCATTACGCCCGGCTGGTCGCCCTCGACCTGCTCTTTGAGCCGACCGGCTCCCCCCCGCCGGATTCTTCGACCCACCCGGATTAAACATCGTTTCATGTATCGCTCAACAACCGCCAACATCTATTACCTCTACCTGATCAAGCTCTCCAAGTGGCTGATGCTGATCATGCCCATCGTGGCCTTGTTTTTTGCCGAGAACGGTCTCGATCCATTCGCCATTTATCTGCTGCAGGGCGTCTATTCGCTCAGTCTGGCCCTGTTCGAGATCCCCTCCGGTTACCTGGCCGACGTCATCGGACGGCGCGCCTCCCTGATCATCGGCAGCCTGCTCGGAACGCTGGGTTTCGTCGTGCTCTCCTTCTCCCACTCGCTGCCCGGCTTCCTCCTCGCCGAGATTATCCTCGGCCTCGGCGGCAGCTTCATCTCCGGGTCCGACTCGGCTCTGCTCTACGACAGCCTGGCAGCCGAGCAGAAGCAGCACTACTACCTGCGTTACGAGGGGAGAATCACGGCGCTCGGCAACCTGGCCGAAACCGTGGCCGCCATCGGCGGCGGTCTGCTCGCCGCCTGGCTCGATTACCGTTCGGTCTATATGGCCCAAACCGTCATCGCCGCCCTGGCCATTCCCGCCGCCTTGCTGACTATCGAGCCGCCCCGAGAAAAAACGGTGCTGCATATTTCCCTCCGGCAAATCATACAGATCAGCCGCCAGGCACTGATGGAGGATCGCCGCCTCAGCTCGGTCATTATCTTTTCCGCGGTGACCGGTATCGCCACGCTGAGCATGGCCTGGACCGCCCAGATCTATTTCCTCGAAGCGGGCTTCAGCGAACGGGAGATAACCCCCCTGTGGGTGGCTCTCAACCTGGTGGTGGCCATCGTCTCCGCCATCGCCGCGCCGATCGTCACCCTGCTTGGGAGGAAGAGGGCCCTGCTGCTGACAGCGGTCGGGCTGCCGCTCGGCTATCTGCTGCTCGGACTGCTGCCCCTTGCCGGCGGGTTGGTGGCGTTGTTCTGTTTCTACGCCATTCGCGGGTACGCAACACCGATGTTGCGCGACCTGCTCAACCGGAACTGTGCCTCTGCCGTGCGGGCCACCGTTTTGTCGATCCGCAGCCTGCTGATACGTTTCGGCTTCGCCCTGATCGGCCCAGCCATCGGCTTCG encodes the following:
- a CDS encoding ABC transporter ATP-binding protein — protein: MHDFGYMEKGQEASLGDVRLWRRILSHGRGFHGAIVAAVVLSLGVTGATLALPYLLKSGIDGYITADLLPTAARIDGLSRTAALFGLLVLTGFVLTFIQTVLLEWVGQSVMHRIRQDLFSHILSLDLAFLNRQPTGRLVTRLTNDVQNMHEMFTSVLVTLFNDALRLVGILIVLLLLNLKLGLMMALFIPVALALTIIFARLAREKFRAIRSQLSRLNSYTQEAVSGIAIIQLFGQQRRSGNRFAAMSEEYLQRTLSQIRLFGAFMPLTELLSTMAIALILWYGGAQIIGQTLTLGELVAFLAYMRLFFQPLRELSQKYSIVQSALASAERIFATLDTRPTIADPLHPVVPGVITGALHFDRVSFRYEPQQPVLIDCDLTIKPGETVAVVGSTGSGKTTLINLLLRFYEPQQGSIRIDGIPIGDLRLRDLRRMVGVILQDVFILKDTVLANIALDTGCSRDQVEAVLARTAMTRFVEKLPDGLDTLLGEGGRQLSTGEKQLLSFARVLCRDPSILVLDEATASIDPETEGILEQAVAAAFTGRTSIIIAHRLSTVRRADRIIVMDRGRIIEQGGHEELLKWDSHYARLVALDLLFEPTGSPPPDSSTHPD
- a CDS encoding MFS transporter; this encodes MYRSTTANIYYLYLIKLSKWLMLIMPIVALFFAENGLDPFAIYLLQGVYSLSLALFEIPSGYLADVIGRRASLIIGSLLGTLGFVVLSFSHSLPGFLLAEIILGLGGSFISGSDSALLYDSLAAEQKQHYYLRYEGRITALGNLAETVAAIGGGLLAAWLDYRSVYMAQTVIAALAIPAALLTIEPPREKTVLHISLRQIIQISRQALMEDRRLSSVIIFSAVTGIATLSMAWTAQIYFLEAGFSEREITPLWVALNLVVAIVSAIAAPIVTLLGRKRALLLTAVGLPLGYLLLGLLPLAGGLVALFCFYAIRGYATPMLRDLLNRNCASAVRATVLSIRSLLIRFGFALIGPAIGFGAGHLSLAAALSLFGLLLGVGSAAALHLLLRHHPER